The DNA segment tatgaagttctagtTGGTCAATACTGTGATCCAGTCCTCTTATACTGAAACAATGTTAACTTACTTAAAATCCACCACAAAATATTCAATTATTTGACAGATGTTTAACAGAAAGAATAAGGGATCATTaatgattccatttaaaaaatatttcatcacGAGTGCTACTTTTACTTCAGATTCATGCAAATATGGTGCTTAAAACTGGATCATATTTCAATCCAAAAACCAACGCCCGAAGTATACGGATAATTTCCAAGAACAGAAAAACCATAAATAAGACATAAACTCCcccaaattcaaaataaattacataacttactctgttttccttctttgtttgtCCTCAAAGATGTCATTGAGATTGATTGCCACCTGCCCTAAAAATTTATCCAGACCCACCAGGGACCTGTGCATAACTATAAGGAAAAGAATGTATTTCTCTGGACTTCCCTGCATTAGCAATCCAGGTAGCTCGAAAGAGGCCTCCTCCTTCCAAACTGGCTCAAGGGTTTTCTCAGCTACAGAGGTGGAGTACTTTTCCTTGCCCAGCTGAATTATAGTGTATGTGTCATTGGTACCACTTTTGCCTTTTGGCTTCAGATCTTTGGCTTGGAGCACTGTGACCTGCACGTGGGTTGGAAACCACTTTTGGGCTTGCTCGGACAGCATCATCCTGTCCTGTTTCTCTGCCCCCGAGTTCACTAGCACAGGCAGTGCCCCTCCCGGAGGGAGAGCCTAATTCCTTAATCACTGCATCCTAAGGACACTTAACGGAAACAGGCAGGCTCAGGGCTCCCCGACTTCCCTATGGCTGATGTCAAAACGCCTCGCGggggcagcccaggggcacggCCGCTCCGGGGGTCCCCTTTCGTCTGGAGAAACACAGAGGCCCACCATCACCTGGCCGCGCCGTGCAGGCCTCTGCGCGGACCCCCGCCCCTGTCTCCACCTTCCCCAGGCCTGCGGGCACGTGAGGCCTGGCCACCTGGACCCGGGCGGAGGGCTGCGGGGGTGAAGGGAGCCTCCCGCCCCAATTCTGCACCCCTGGCCTCCCGCCTGCCTCCTTGCGGCCGAGCAGCCTCCGCTGCCTCCGCGCCTCCCGCCCGCCCGGCGTTCGTCCGCAGGCCCGGCCCGGCTCCTCCTCCCGACCCCGGTAATACGAACCGCCGGCGGCTAACGCGGCCTCGCTCCCTCTCGCAAACCTCTcccgcctcctcctccccctcgcCTCAGCTCCTCCTCTCGGGCGGGAGCGGGTAGCCAGGGGTGGAGTGGAGGAGGGCGGGGAACGCGGCCGCCCCGGCGCCGGCGGGACGTGGGGCGGTCCGCGGGCTGCAGGGCTGCGGGCGCTTGGTTCGGCCTGGCCCGGCCGGCGGCTCCTAACACCGGGCGGGCGGCTGCGGCGGCACTTCCGGGTTGgccttctccatgttggtctcgGGAACGTGACGGGGCGGGGCCTCGAGGCCAGGGGTCAGCGCCTCCCTGGTTGCCGTGGCGACTGGAGGCGCGCGACGCGGGCGCAATGGCGGGGACCGGGGGCTTGATGCTGCTTGGGCCTGGCCCAGTGGCGGGTCCTAGGGACGTGGGTACCTGCAGAGGCCGGCAGGTGAGCCCTGGGGAGGGCTGGGGACCGCTCGTGAGAGGAGGTCATCAAAGACCCGGAGACGCCCCTAACTAGGGCGTCTTTGAGGGCAGGGGATCTGTTTTCGCTGTGTCTTGgatgcccagtgcctggcacgaGCAGGTccataaatggtgttggaacgAATCAGGCCTCTTCACTGACCGAAAGGAAACTTTTCTCCAATCTCCTATCCACCCTTCTCTTTTTGAAAAGTCCGTAAATTGACTGAAAATGACATCCCCCACCCAGACGAAGGGCGATAGGGAAGCAAATAGTTTCCAAAACTAACACAGGGAGTAGAGATGTAGGGAGGCACTGGGCTGGCATCAGAAGACCTGGTTCCGGCCGCGCCTCTGCCGCTATCAGTGTGTGTGACCTTGGCCGAGTCATTTCACTTCCATGAGCCTCAGTGTTTTCACGAGTAAAAAAGCCAGTTCTACCTCATGTCTAAGACTCCATCACGACTCTATGGGCTCGACGTCAAAAGGACCCCCGTGGGGACTCACACTGTGGTAGACTGTGCAGATCATGTGGAGACCATGCCCCAAACACGGGTTTCGAGTTTCAGGAGATAATACATGTGCCTTTCCTAGCACAATGCGGCACATAAATCTCCTTTTGCCCCTCTATTTCTCAATTGGAAGAGACGCTTATGTACTAGCCCTATTGCTGTTAATTCTGTTCGTGTCTTACCTTCCCAAGGAAATTCTAAGTTTTGGGACTGCCTTGTCTATCATGCAGTCCCTTCATAGTGGCTAGCATGCAGCAGACAATTTACTGAATTACTTAATGCCTTTTTTCCCTTTACAAGACTAATTTTGAGAGTAAAACAATATGATACATGTAAATGCACGTTTTTTAACTTAAATGGCCATAAACATGTAAAGTATCGTGTTTATTATTTTCAAGCAAGGTTTAAAACTTCTCATTCAAGGCAGAATTTTTCATCCCTGGGAGACAGTGTATGAGAAGGCCATGTgtggaaaacagaacaaaatcatCATACTGCGAATATAGCATCTGGATCCCAGAGTGCACAGTTGtcaactttaaagaaaaatattcttaggGATTTTTAAACAGTACGTTGGAACAGTCAATGGTGGAATTTCACCAGGATCTCTAAGGAGAAATAATTTGACACCTGAAACTtacaaaaaccaaataaacatCATGAAATCAAATTTAATTAAGTTTAGAgttcttatacatttttaaaagtcttcatGTCTCTATTAAAGGTTGTAATtaaacaatagaaaattaattataatagtgGATGTGTATTTCTGAAGAGCTTAAATTGTTTGGTAAGCTTTATTAATGATTATAAACTTGTTTACAAATATAATTTCACTCATCTCTGAAATATAGCCATCTCTAGGGTAGAAGTTGGCAGCAGTAGTTCACAGCAACTCAATAACATACTCCAACGCAACTCAGAGAATACGCTAAAGGCAAGAGCTGAGCAATTGGAATTACTAACCTCTCTTTCTGTAGCACCTAAATTTCTTTTGAGTTTTCCCAACACCTGGCTAGAGCCAAAATTATTTAGTTTTACTGGTGAAATCAGAAATTATGACTTAAAATTTCTTAAGCCAGCataagaaaataacatatttttgccCCCGgggaaagcaaataaacaaacaaaccaaatgaGCTAAATAGAATCTGGGATTGCATTATAATAAGGAAATGACTTCCTAtagaatgttttccttttttgattatattaagagaataaaaatatgacaGTGGAGTCAAAGATATGGTTGGCTTATAGTGAAAAATAATGGCAATTACATAAGATCTGGGATCAAAGTGCTTCTCccaaaatgtttattgttttacagttttaaaaattcttttgactAATTCTAAGATATACATGGacaacaatttaaaaaggaaaggattGCGTGTGTAaggacaacataccagaattgaagagagtcactttttaaaaaattatcctatgACTAATGATACATCCGGAAATGTTTGGTACAATTCCAAAATCGAAGTCTtgggaaaataatgtattttagaaGGAAAATGCTGAACATTCTAATTTTAAACTGTTAACAATGCCTACAGCAATGAATAAGAATGCTTTGACCAGAAAGTTAAAATAGTCAATATTTATTCCCCATGAGTAGAGGATTTcacagatgaaaatatttactacatgTTGCCCCTTTCAGTCCCATAAAGAATAAGTCCCATAAGGAGACCTATTCCAGACATTGGGGGAGATTTTCCCTTTGGACAAAGGCATCTCTAAAATCACATCTTGCAAATCTGTTGCAGAACAATTATAATGCTCTCATGTTTAAATAGCCCACTGGGTCAAGCGTGTTAATGCTCccatgtacattatgtaatggaTATTAATTATTTTCCAGATGGAGATTCAGAAACATAAGGACAACAAGAAACTTCCCCAAGGTATCATTATAGTCTTTAGACTtcagacacacaccacacctcAAATATATACACAACTGAAAGGTATgtaaaattcatatatatgtacatatgacaAAGCCCCAGAGTTATATTggagatacatagatagatgatagatagatagatagatagatagatagatagatagatcaatcTCCGTGTAATCGGTTGAAAAGTGAAAGAGTATTTGGCAAATTGACTTGAAATTATTATGGCAATGAACTGGCATTTGGGGATTTTtggtgattgttttgttttgttttcatcgcTGGACTGATCAGTTTCTCTTCTGGGATTGGGCAGTGTGTGGATACATTTTGTGATGCCCAAGAAGTAACATGGTATGTAGTGTAAAGAGCTCTAGTCAGCAGCCTGGGTCTTAATCCCAGGGCTGCCTATTACTAGCTACATGTCTTTAGGgaagtcatttttcttctttgggcTGTCTTGTAAAATGAGACTTTTATAGCAGCCACCAAAGGATCCTCTAACATTTAAAGATTCTACATAGTATATCCACAACGCAAAGAAGCAAATTGCATTATAATTATCTAACTGAATTTGGTCAATATACTAAAGCAGATTTCCTTTTTATGTAACATATTAATAAAGAATTCTCTAATTcaggagaaaaaattattttttaagatgtccTGACAGCTCTGTCTCCCAAATGAAGGTAATTAATGATCACAGAAAGCAAGTGAATATAAGTTTTATTAATAGGCTCTGCATGAGGCAATTGACACCAACAGCTCAAGATTTGGAAGAAATTGCATGTATGTGCAAGTGGTTTTGAGCAGCCTTGAACTTTTTAATTGTAGTAATAAACATAACTTCTATCTGTATTATTTGTAGCTTTTTTGAACTGTGAAAATATGCTGAGATTGGTAAGAATTTACGGAGCAAAATACACATTTGCATATAAGAAGGTTTTGTATGGGAACATCTTTCAATTTCCTTTTCATAGTatcatagtattccattgtataatttttattcctACAACAAAATGCATATTAATGCATAGAACACGAATTGATTTACTTTAACTGGTATATGGCATTGGGTGAGATGAATAAGCCCCATTTGATCTTTTCTCCTTCCAAAGGACATTtaagttatttccactttttcaaTTATCATAAACAATGCTGCATAAACATCTATATATCTCCTATGCACATATGCAGGGATTTGTTTTGGTAATTGATGATGAAATTATTGGGAGTCTGTGAATGAGAGTATGGAACACCCATGGGTCTGAGTATTAGACTTGAATTCTAATCCTGGTTTTACAAACTAAGGAGTTATAGACCTGGCAAGCCATATTCTGTCTGTGCCTCAGGGACTCCTTCCAAATCCAGAATTCTCAAACTCCTTTTGTTATATTTACTGAGAAGCAGAGATTATTGCTATTGGAAGAAGATTTTGTGACTACTTTGGTATTTGTCTTCAAATTTCAATTGTCTCATCATCATGAGTCTTTCGGAAATCTTCCAGAACATTGCTGCTTCTACAGATTTAGGTGCGGGTTAATAAGGGCTGGAGAGTTTTGATTATTCCTGAAGGCAATGATTAGCAGAGTTATATAAACTTATCATATTTGTACTTTGTAAACATCTGCTAAATTTTTTATGTTCAATTAAAATCCAAGACAgggatattttttaaacaaagaatggGGGATTCAAATTATAATATTTCTAGGACGGCCTGGAATCCATAAAATTTCTGGGATAATATTTCTGGAAATACATTCATTTAGAGAGCATTAAACTGGTGGGCGGATGGCAAAAACAttttgtggtggtggttttttccCCCATGTGAGATCTACTGTTCTCTGCCTTTCTACTTATTTGATCTATGTTAAAAAAAGTAAAGggcttttgttgtgttttgttttatttgttatattttgtgtGTTTGATATAAAGCCTGGGGGAAAATGACATTTTGAAAGATAGATCCAACTCTTCTTGTTCCAGGGCcagattttaaacatttctccTAAAGCAACTTTCAACTGACCTGAACAATATTTTAGTCCATCTGGATATCTGATCATAAAAGCACTTTGGGCTTAGAACTGTATGCTTATCTTTTACACATTCTGGGTTAGGTCACCTTCAGTGCACCTATAGGTTGTTGCCAGTATGTATTATAATCATTTTCTGGTTATTGGAATGATCATGGCTGATCTGTACAGCCAAAACTGAGCATAAGATGTTGCTTAGCAATGTATACCTAAAGGAGGTACCTCCTTTCAGGAATTATGTAGTATAGTGGACAGAAATCTTCTGGCTTAAAAAACTAATGTTGTATATGACCTTGAGCAACTTAAAGTCCTCTTCCAGAAAACAGTGaattttacatttcttctctCTCCACACTTGGATCTTGGGTTATCCAGAGTGGCTTCCCAATAGATTCAAATcaatgagaaaatgcattttactgtttttttttatcAAGTTTATGCAAGATGAGAAGGTATATGGATTGTGCAATTTGTGCCCATAACTGTGTTCTTTTAACACAGGAAAATTAAGGAAGTTTTTCAAAGAACCCTATTCCGAGTAAGAAATGTGTTGCATGAATTTCTAAGGTAGGTTTTGCCCAGATCACCTTTATAATTTTGATggtcttcattttcctttctgtctACACTTggacattggaaaaaaaaatggagcaagCTAGCTTTGTAAAAGTGAAGTCTTCTGAATTAGGCACCTCAGGAATCAAGGGCTTGTAACGCTTTCTGAAACAAGATTTGCTGCAAAGTTCCTTGGATGGAGACACTGAACACTGTTGAGTATTTACCCTGTGGTAGATTTTTGTCCCCGGGCACTAAtaacagtgtgaccttgggcaaattgtgTAAACCTTCCAAATTtaggtttcctcatctgcaaagtgggttgttgggaagattaaatagGGGAATCAGGTAAAAGTGCAGAGAGGGCCTGACACATAGGAAGTGCTCAAAAGATGCTTGTTGCTGTTGGCTTGATGATGTGTCCCTTCTTTTCCAAGTACTTACTTTCCTCCTATCTGAAGGCAAAGGCTACACAGCAATTGGTCTGGACTGTTCCTCACCAAATAATTAAGGATCCTGAGCTGTGGCAGGTGCCCCTGTAACCCAGCAATGGAGACCCTGAGTTATTTTTGTTTCAAGCCAAACTCAATGTTATTGGATACTCTTTTTCTAAACAAAAGTAACATAGAATAAGCCCTTAATAGTATTTCAAaccttcttttaaaattcaataatgactttctaggtatcattttaacaactttataaaaatgaatcagATCCTTGAGTTGAAGAAAAATAACTCCTTACATTATATACCTATACGTAGCAAAATTAGAAATTTATGTAGTAGATCATATACCAGGTAGTATTTTAATATTCTAGATTTTCACTTCAGAGAGAAttatgataaatttaaaaacaaaaatataacgtCCTGTGAATCTTACAACAAACATTCTGCTAACCAGTGTATCCatactctccttccctttcctctccctctcctcctttcccctccccttttcccctttcccctcccttcccttccccttccccttctccttcttctccttctcctccttcttctccttctccttctcctccttttccttccttccttccttccttccttccttccttccttccttccttccttccttccaacagaaatgtatttctcacaagTCTGGAGATGGGAAGTCAAAGACCAAAGTACCAGCAGAATGGTTGTctagtgagggccctcttcctccTAGATGACAGTCTTTGCACTGTGTCCTCAAGGGTAGAAGGAATGAgccagctctctggggtctcttttataaaagTGCTAATCCCAGTCAAGAGGGCTCTGCCAGGGGCCCTGCCTCCCAATATTATCACCTTGGTGCTAACCAATATTTTCTAACTTCCATTTGCTACTCTAATGTTAACTCTGTTAtctcaattttaataataataatagctgacatTTGCTGATGGCATGCCTTACACTGCATTCATTAACATCTCAATCTCATTTAATTTGAAAGAGATAAAGCAACAGCCAATACACACATTACCACTTTTTTTCCTATCCTGTTACAAAGGAGATGAGGTTGTGGGAGAACTCTCTTTAGGCATTGCTCACATCAGGACACTTGAAAAACAGATCCTTCATATCCTTTGGACAACTCTTGTACTTCAGTTGGCTTTAAGCATTATCAGAGCATCCTTGACATGATGCCAGGTCCTAACACCGCTTCAGTGAAAGCACAGAGACAAGCAAAAGATAATTGATCTATTTTGTGCCACATGGCATACTCGATGAGCAGCAACATATACTGTGGTGTTTGGCCTCCATAAACTGCAGAGaaattgaaatatattaataaactTTATGCATGGACAAAGGGTGACCTAGGATATCACTGAACTCTTCTGCCTTCATAACCAAATGTCAAAATGCTAATAGTCTGTTCCTTGTGGAAAAATGTTGAGTTTTCATTCAGGAGATCAGGACTTACACACTAACTCAACCTACAGTAGACACTTGCTAGAGAATAAAACacaataatgcatgtaaaatcgTTCTGTAAACTGTAAAGAATTTTacaaatatgaaattttattatgGTTTTAGTCTTGTATCTATTAAATGTATACCTATTAGCATGCACACTTTTTTCTTCTAGCATCAAATGTTGCTTAAAATAACAGCGGAACATTTAAAAGCAAGAGAATTCTAATTTACCATCATTCAAATTATGTTAAATCCAACTCAACTTTATAAGCTAAGGAACatgtgaaggataaataaaaatttgatagTTAAGAAGATAAATATATGCAGATAAATTATGTGATGAGTCAAATTGATTATTACAGGACAATATACTGTATTAATAAAACAGActaaatttaaatgtattgtgCAATGGCAAACCTAGTGCCTTCTTGGAAAAACATGCCTTAACAAGCTCATGTGGTTGCAAGGTTGATAATATCTTCATAATAACTTATGTTTTTCTTATTCCTAGTAATTGCTGGCCTCCTTATGACCTTCCGTCTAGTTTCAGGCAGTAGCTAGGAGAGCTAGACTAACTGCTCCAGAGAAGTGAGGCCAAGGCATGCAACAGAGTCACTTCTCAGCTTTTCCATTTCAAAGTAGACAATAGGGGAAGatataacaaaagccaaaatttatGCAGTAAAGAAAAAATTGGGGAAGAATGCAATTAATGAAAGACCTACACTACACAAGGATTTCACTGGACGAAATGAAGAATATGGAGCTTGTAAAGAAGATCAAGATAGTTGGACAGGTGGAATGTCTCCAAGACCTTTCCACTCGCCTCCCCACTTGTTGAGCATGGGAGCTGGGCAAATGGATGATAGACCATCCAGATAAATTTTGGCATCTAAAAGTAAATGTCACTTGCATCTTGTTTCTCAAGAAGGACCTTGAAAGTAAGCAAAGTCCTAGAGCTCCCTAATCCCATGCACCACATTGGCTTGGAGCAGCAACAGTAGCAGTAGAATAGCAGAGCAGGGGGACTCAAGGCCAAGATGGTCTTGTTACAGGCAACTCCCTGAGCCTCCTTCCATCCGAGAGGTACCTGAGAACCTCTAAAAATTTCATTTCCCCCTGAAAGGTGAGAAAGTGACTGAGAGAGGGCTGATAAACTAGGGTCCTCCAGGTCGGGATTGGGGAAATTCAGAATATACATGGATAAAGAACCAGGGACTGGCCATGATAGGACCTACACCTATTACTTCATATGACTTGCTAATAGGAGTCAATGCTGACAGCCATAGACCCTCCTGGGCTTCTCCCTGGGGCCTCAATTTCAGTCCAGCGTTAAGAACTTAGTTTTGGTCTCAGGGAGAAGGATAGGGAGATGGAAATTTTACCTGAGTTTAAAAACCTGAATTTATGCAGATATGACATTTTCTGGATACATTTTGACAAGAGTAGAACTAGGGGAATCAAAATAGAGATTATGTTGAGTAACAGGGAAATAGAGTTACAGTTCTTGCCTATCATCT comes from the Pan troglodytes isolate AG18354 chromosome 8, NHGRI_mPanTro3-v2.0_pri, whole genome shotgun sequence genome and includes:
- the LOC743191 gene encoding protein CASC2, isoforms 1/2, producing the protein MAGTGGLMLLGPGPVAGPRDVGTCRGRQMEIQKHKDNKKLPQGIIIVFRLQTHTTPQIYTQLKGKLRKFFKEPYSE